One Vigna unguiculata cultivar IT97K-499-35 chromosome 11, ASM411807v1, whole genome shotgun sequence DNA window includes the following coding sequences:
- the LOC114170559 gene encoding uncharacterized protein At2g27730, mitochondrial: MAARVAARYGSRRLFSSGSGSGKILSEEEKAAENAYFKKAEQEKLEKLARKGPQPEASSGGSVTDAKPSGSGHTGASAERVSTDKHRNYAVVAGTITILGALGWYLKGTAKKPEVQD; the protein is encoded by the exons ATGGCTGCGCGTGTGGCTGCACGGTACGGATCTAGAAGGTTGTTTAGCAGTGGTTCTGGTTCTGGAAAAATACTGAGCGAGGAGGAAAAGGCTGCAGAAAATGCTTACTTCAAG AAAGCAGAGCAAGAGAAGTTGGAGAAGCTTGCTCGCAAG GGTCCTCAACCAGAAGCAAGCTCAGGGGGTTCAGTAACTGATGCCAAACCAAGTGGCTCAGGACACACTGGAGCATCAGCTGAAAGAGTTTCAACTGACAAGCACCGGAATTATGCAGTGGTAGCTGGCACCATAACAATTCTTGGGGCTTTGGGGTGGTACCTTAAGGGCACTGCAAAGAAGCCAGAAGTGCAGGATTGA
- the LOC114170392 gene encoding SKI family transcriptional corepressor 2-like yields MDPFGPNRLPNRKPSATERYLGVPSHAPPPSPFVATNVELQEDDVVFFNGDYHTDLNHYQASTPSSSTSSSVSATPNHHHLHHHHNHSHHSHGILAALPENETSRSLRNVSQHFHKASISSISSASSSSSSSRVIPAIPRPPPPAQPSSFKFHQSAPVNVPILPVKARRRQCEFDDDEEEDEDEEMVPPHEIVARNSAQSPILAYSVMEGIGRTLKGRDLRQVRNAVWRQTGFLG; encoded by the coding sequence ATGGATCCATTCGGCCCGAACCGTCTCCCGAACCGAAAGCCCTCCGCCACAGAGCGCTACCTTGGCGTTCCATCTCACGCGCCGCCGCCCTCCCCGTTCGTCGCCACCAACGTTGAGCTCCAAGAGGATGACGTAGTTTTCTTCAACGGCGACTACCACACGGATTTAAACCACTACCAGGCCTCCACTCCTTCCTCTTCCACGTCCTCCTCTGTCTCCGCCACACccaaccaccaccacctccatcaccaccacaaccacagcCACCACTCTCATGGCATACTCGCCGCACTTCCCGAGAACGAAACCTCCCGCAGCCTCCGAAACGTTTCGCAGCACTTCCACAAGGCCTCAATCTCCTCCATATCCTCcgcttcctcttcttcctcttcctcgcGCGTCATTCCCGCCATCCCGCGGCCTCCACCTCCGGCGCAACCATCCTCCTTCAAGTTTCACCAGTCCGCGCCGGTGAACGTCCCGATCTTGCCGGTGAAGGCACGGCGGAGGCAGTGTGAGTTTGATGATGACGAGGAGGAGGATGAAGATGAGGAGATGGTGCCGCCGCACGAAATCGTGGCAAGGAACTCAGCGCAATCCCCGATTCTTGCTTATTCGGTTATGGAAGGGATAGGGAGAACGCTGAAAGGGAGGGACCTGCGTCAGGTTCGAAATGCTGTTTGGCGCCAAACAGGTTTCCTCGGTTGA
- the LOC114168272 gene encoding uncharacterized protein LOC114168272, with amino-acid sequence MEHIWKHVKLLYLLLLLHLLLPVNSEHQINSSNLASINRVGSGGGGHGSGHASSMGMHGGSNGEHGNLPHSEDGSTVPLYGAAAAAGSARERNNNHHHHGKSNATLTSVCFYNCLLLLFFSAPMGIFLCT; translated from the exons ATGGAACACATTTGGAAGCATGTGAAGTTACTGTACCTGCTGCTGCtgcttcatcttcttcttcccgTCAATTCAGAACACCAAATAAACTCTTCTAATTTAG CATCAATTAATAGAGTTGGTTCTGGTGGTGGAGGCCATGGATCTGGTCATGCAAGCAGCATGGGAATGCACGGTGGTAGTAATGGTGAGCATGGAAATTTGCCACACTCGGAAGATGGAAGCACGGTCCCTTTATATGGTGCTGCTGCTGCTGCAGGTTCTGCTCGTGAGAGAAACAATAATCATCATCACCATGGTAAAAGTAATGCCACCTTAACTTCTGTCTGCTTTTATAattgtcttcttcttctctttttctctgcaCCTATGGGGATTTTTCTGTGTACCTGA